A part of Blastopirellula marina genomic DNA contains:
- a CDS encoding Ig-like domain-containing protein has product MRQPKRVSRRNRYARRQHKARTLRFDTLEQRAMLAANFIVNTTLDTIDVNPGDGIAEDASGNTSLRAAIMEANATIGNDTITLPAGTYRLTRSGAADDTAQRGDLDITDDITINGAGSGLTVIDAGGDSGIGERIFEIHRGQFELDRDVEFHGITFRGGRTLGTTFPLTRGGAMRIDFYNDVLITDAIFVDNQAPATSGTSSYGVGGAISTSGALEIRDSRFENNYASNSGGAIYAAGTVSNSPDRVRLDIFNSTLTQNRSVSGGAIENFVPLTIEASTLDNNTAVSQNGGSGQGGAINLQGGSYASLALTNSTLSGNRAIFGGGINSYLTANSFDITSSTIVYNDGAGIRVSSSNAPSITNSIIAGNFGSNSGTDVVGTVSSLGFNLVGDSSGSTGFNAVGDLVGSSTTPIDPNLGVLADNGGLTFTHALLAGSPAIDTGNINRSTSIDQRGIFRPQGAESDIGAFELEVSVTDGVVANDLSLTIDEDAFYNGTLPVTAPDGATLTYRVVQAPLHGNAVTRTNGTFFYAPTLNYFGSDSFIYEVSDGQGNSDTGTISFTIAPVNDPPYVDNTLVVTTDEDQAVTAEIGYLEVEGETVAFSQVSGPANGSLVFDSNVPGKFNYTPDPNFNGTDTFVFRATDIQGNFTEASVTIEVTPVNDAPIAVGDQFAINVGESLSISALPVFQLSMDSAPGDFVGAGKSWYYDDSNTSFSGTRNFDSGVSISLQGDTFWNLDFAAAMDALLTPGYYTDATRWPFQSSSEPGLDVSGDGRGNNLLAGEFTIYDVDYGQATSTSNPITSFAARFTQQGIEDGIIMPPLTGTILYNTAIGTGAGVLANDSDIDGDLFTAMLVDGPSHGTLTLNPDGTLSYFPDAGFIGTDSFTYKTNDGRLDSNVATVEITVSEVNDPPIAVDDRATTTVNNAVVINVLDNDTDANGDPLQVSQTTQPSNGTVSVNRDGSVTYSPATGFSGNDSFSYTINDGKGGSDIATVSVVVEAVNTPPVAQDDAYATSEDVPLVVSVSSGTGTLDQVNDRDTGRHQFNAASLDLQQQIVAGQSGYLKSVDVYIGQFSDVGNTLDFYVNVGSALQTDTPDFRMQHTLQASDIDGWLTIDVAAANIYLQAGEVFTIGAFSLAPADVFLLATNSDLVNGDNYTAGSLWVDGQLRQTPGNNDYDLLFRTRMGTVSSAGGVLLNDQDADGDPLTASLLTQASHGTVDFASDGTFTYTPESNFNGQDSFTYSISDGNGGSDTATVVLTVTPVNDYPTASDDGATTDEDNSVLINVLANDTDIEGDSLTIVRTTTPLHGSVFVNPNQEIVYTPNSNFNGVDTFTYAVDDGKGGVSSASVSVTVNSVNDSPIAIDDAQTTDEDTAVVIDVLANDSDVDGDPLAVSGMSSPAHGVVVLNGNGTITYTPDANYHGADSFTYDVSDGNGGVDTATVTITVNSVNDKPVANADTGTTDEDVPAVFDLLSNDSDIDGDPLTISSVTNPNHGTVVVNNDGTITYTPNANFFGTDSFLYTINDGQGGTDTGTVAITVDSVNDAPDANSDSFLTNEDVAVIFDVLINDTDVEGDSLSVTGVAAPSHGSAVLNVDGTVTYTPDPNFNGVDSFTYTISDGLGGADTATVSVTVSPVNDNPVATNDVSTTVEDAAVVISVLANDFDVDGDPLSVESVGNASSGTVVINPDNTITYTPDPNFNGVDSFRYTIIDGAGGSATATVDLRINNASDRPVAVDDVASTDEDTPIVIDVLANDSDIDGDTLLLVSASNPLHGSVVINADNTITYSPSADYHGADSFTYSISDGNGGTDTATVSITVVPVNDKPVAVDDEVSTAEDVPVVIALLSNDSEVDGDSLGIVSTTNPLHGNVVVHADNTVTYSPSANYNGTDSFTYTISDGNGGTDTATVSITVTQVNDEPVAVDDETSTAEDTPIVIDVLSNDNDVDGDSLTITSVSSPASGSVLINVDSTITYTPNLNFHGSDSFTYSIADGNGGTDMATVTVGVSPANDEPVALGDVVVTNEDSLVVIDVLSNDSDIDSDLLSVSSVSSPSNGVAVLNGDGTVSYTPNPNFNGTDAFTYTIIDGHGGTDTATVNVTVLPLNDAPIAVDDVVVLAEDTFAAIDVLNNDGDVEGDVLTVIAVTNPANGTATIETNGSIAYTPNANFNGVDSFEYTIADGNGGFDTATVNVTVTPVNDAPIAEDDLATTAEDSSVVIAVLDNDTDFDSDPLVVDSLTSPANGSVVLNGDGTITYTPAANYFGIDSFEYSLVGGVGTATVTITVTSVNDEPVAKDDAISTTEDTAVVIDVLANDSDIDSNSLQVTQVGAPANGLVSTNIDGTLTYTPNADFHGSDSFTYSISDGDGKNATATVFVTINSVNDDPIANDDTVSTEQRVPVVIPVLANDSDVDEDALSVSILGNPANGVAQANPDGTITYTPNATFVGSDLFTYTVSDGNGAADTATVTIRVSEAGGTNGSTVSVTLDRDHPSRGRGNGSKLPGSNGNGPSGDNGPTNDEIPVFHEWQVVAGHVWLTIQDELPDVPVDLNVQLTSSTSLFEAPTISEYEGSSATVEHASGGGVRVTTFTLVDVDLSEYQPGDRVLLGTLSFNPNRSNPEGLSADTSGHYAELETDLGFFVEDAAVVGGDHFTVDSDVIGQMAPVIYDHDEDGRIGLSDLAEFLSHIGKKAKASNPEVYRFDYNRNGRVSFDDLSLLLRHFGIAKPSSANIRMPGLSDTPVIQDNGGGLLEGESLIVSQTSPLQTTASFQQSTISFLEVSDSSSVEDSRTYPNFLPALGQTITSHENQLDQTLESLTDLEVDSTKTITDESLDPRLVDSVVADIDLIDVAFSQDDDASEDFWDEALTEIDDTFPLKRSDN; this is encoded by the coding sequence ATGCGCCAACCCAAACGAGTCTCTCGCCGCAACCGGTACGCACGTCGCCAGCATAAAGCTCGAACGCTTCGCTTCGACACGCTCGAACAACGAGCCATGTTGGCGGCAAACTTCATCGTTAACACAACGCTCGATACGATCGACGTGAATCCTGGCGATGGGATCGCGGAAGACGCAAGTGGAAACACGAGTCTGCGTGCCGCAATCATGGAAGCGAACGCCACGATCGGCAACGATACGATCACGCTCCCGGCTGGAACTTACCGGTTAACTCGTTCGGGAGCTGCTGATGATACGGCCCAGCGAGGCGATCTTGATATCACGGACGATATTACAATCAATGGTGCCGGTTCTGGTTTAACCGTCATTGATGCTGGAGGAGATTCTGGTATCGGTGAGCGAATCTTCGAGATTCATCGTGGACAATTCGAACTCGACCGAGATGTCGAGTTTCACGGGATCACGTTCCGGGGTGGTCGGACGTTAGGGACCACCTTTCCCCTAACTCGTGGCGGAGCGATGCGGATCGATTTCTACAACGATGTGCTCATCACCGATGCCATTTTCGTTGATAACCAGGCACCAGCAACTTCCGGAACTTCCAGTTATGGCGTCGGTGGAGCGATTTCAACGAGCGGTGCGCTCGAAATCCGCGATAGTCGTTTCGAGAACAACTACGCGAGTAATTCGGGAGGAGCGATTTATGCGGCCGGAACGGTTTCCAACTCGCCTGACCGGGTACGACTTGATATCTTCAATTCCACGTTGACGCAGAACCGTTCAGTATCCGGCGGGGCAATTGAGAATTTCGTGCCCCTGACGATTGAAGCTTCGACCTTAGACAACAACACGGCGGTCTCCCAGAACGGCGGAAGCGGGCAGGGCGGGGCGATTAATTTACAAGGAGGATCGTATGCAAGTCTTGCGCTGACGAACTCGACGCTCTCTGGAAATCGAGCAATTTTTGGCGGGGGAATTAACAGCTACTTAACTGCCAACAGCTTTGATATTACTTCAAGCACCATTGTGTACAACGACGGTGCTGGCATTCGCGTTTCTTCAAGCAACGCCCCCTCAATCACCAATTCAATCATTGCGGGGAACTTCGGATCCAATTCTGGTACAGATGTTGTCGGAACGGTTAGCAGTTTGGGCTTCAATCTCGTCGGTGATTCCAGCGGCAGCACCGGTTTCAATGCCGTTGGTGACCTGGTCGGTAGTAGTACCACTCCGATCGACCCCAACTTGGGCGTGCTTGCCGATAACGGCGGGCTAACGTTTACCCATGCACTGTTAGCCGGCAGTCCTGCGATTGACACTGGGAATATCAACCGTTCGACGTCGATCGATCAGCGGGGTATTTTTAGACCTCAGGGAGCCGAGTCTGATATCGGCGCCTTCGAACTAGAAGTCTCCGTCACGGATGGTGTCGTCGCGAACGATCTTTCGTTGACGATCGATGAAGATGCTTTCTACAACGGAACACTTCCCGTTACTGCGCCAGATGGAGCTACGTTGACCTATCGCGTAGTCCAGGCTCCGCTTCACGGTAATGCAGTTACGCGCACGAATGGCACTTTCTTTTATGCTCCCACGTTGAATTATTTCGGATCTGATAGTTTCATCTACGAAGTTTCGGACGGTCAAGGAAACTCCGACACGGGAACGATTTCTTTTACCATCGCTCCTGTTAATGATCCCCCCTATGTTGACAATACGCTCGTTGTCACCACCGATGAAGATCAGGCCGTGACCGCCGAAATTGGCTACCTCGAAGTCGAAGGAGAAACGGTCGCATTTAGCCAAGTGTCCGGACCTGCAAACGGATCGCTTGTCTTTGACTCGAATGTCCCAGGCAAGTTTAACTACACACCTGATCCAAATTTCAACGGAACCGATACGTTCGTATTTCGTGCTACTGACATTCAGGGGAACTTCACCGAAGCAAGCGTAACAATAGAAGTGACACCCGTTAACGATGCACCGATCGCCGTTGGCGATCAGTTTGCGATTAACGTCGGCGAATCGTTGTCGATCAGTGCCCTTCCGGTGTTTCAGTTATCGATGGATAGTGCCCCGGGTGACTTTGTCGGAGCCGGGAAGTCGTGGTACTACGATGATAGTAATACGAGTTTTTCTGGGACGAGGAATTTCGATTCAGGCGTTTCGATCTCACTTCAAGGCGATACGTTTTGGAATCTTGATTTCGCTGCAGCAATGGATGCTCTTCTGACCCCTGGGTATTACACCGACGCAACCCGTTGGCCATTCCAGAGTTCCTCCGAACCAGGACTTGACGTATCAGGTGACGGCCGTGGAAACAACCTGCTAGCTGGCGAGTTCACGATCTACGATGTCGATTATGGTCAGGCCACATCCACCAGCAATCCGATTACCAGTTTCGCCGCTCGGTTCACTCAGCAAGGAATCGAGGATGGCATCATTATGCCACCATTAACCGGCACTATCCTCTACAACACGGCGATTGGCACTGGGGCTGGTGTGCTTGCCAACGACAGCGATATCGATGGCGACCTGTTTACGGCGATGCTGGTTGATGGACCCTCGCACGGCACGCTAACTCTGAACCCTGACGGAACGTTATCTTATTTCCCAGATGCAGGCTTTATCGGGACCGATTCCTTCACGTACAAGACGAACGACGGTCGACTCGATTCTAACGTTGCCACCGTTGAGATTACCGTCAGCGAAGTAAATGATCCGCCGATAGCGGTCGACGATCGGGCAACAACAACGGTTAACAATGCGGTTGTTATTAATGTGCTCGATAACGATACCGATGCAAACGGCGACCCACTGCAAGTATCGCAAACAACGCAGCCTTCCAATGGAACGGTTTCGGTTAATCGTGACGGATCGGTGACCTACTCGCCGGCAACGGGCTTTTCTGGAAACGATAGCTTCTCTTACACAATCAATGATGGAAAGGGAGGGAGCGATATCGCCACCGTTTCTGTTGTGGTGGAAGCCGTCAATACGCCGCCGGTTGCCCAAGACGATGCCTATGCGACTAGCGAAGATGTACCATTGGTCGTATCAGTGTCCTCTGGAACAGGAACCCTCGATCAAGTGAACGACCGGGACACAGGGCGTCACCAGTTCAATGCCGCATCGCTTGATCTACAACAACAAATCGTGGCCGGTCAATCGGGGTATCTTAAGTCGGTCGATGTTTATATCGGTCAATTTAGCGATGTCGGGAATACGCTCGACTTCTACGTCAATGTCGGTTCGGCACTTCAAACCGACACGCCTGACTTCCGCATGCAACACACGTTGCAGGCCAGCGACATCGACGGCTGGCTGACGATTGATGTCGCTGCCGCCAACATCTATCTACAAGCGGGGGAGGTATTCACCATCGGGGCATTCTCGCTTGCCCCGGCAGATGTCTTTCTATTGGCTACAAACTCCGACCTCGTCAACGGCGACAATTACACGGCTGGTTCACTCTGGGTGGATGGGCAACTGCGTCAAACGCCAGGCAACAACGATTACGACTTGCTGTTCCGCACGAGAATGGGGACGGTATCTTCAGCAGGCGGCGTTCTCTTGAACGACCAAGACGCGGATGGCGATCCGCTGACGGCATCTCTGCTAACGCAGGCATCTCACGGTACGGTCGACTTTGCCTCAGACGGCACGTTCACCTACACCCCGGAGTCGAACTTCAACGGTCAGGATAGCTTCACCTACTCAATCAGTGACGGGAATGGTGGATCGGATACGGCGACTGTTGTGTTAACGGTTACGCCTGTCAACGATTATCCAACCGCGTCGGACGACGGTGCGACGACCGACGAAGATAATTCTGTGCTTATCAACGTATTGGCGAACGACACCGATATCGAAGGAGATTCGCTAACCATTGTGCGGACCACTACGCCACTGCATGGCAGTGTCTTTGTTAATCCGAATCAGGAGATCGTCTACACTCCCAACTCCAACTTTAATGGAGTCGATACGTTTACTTACGCCGTTGATGACGGAAAAGGGGGAGTCAGTTCGGCGTCAGTCTCGGTAACCGTCAATTCGGTAAACGATTCGCCAATCGCGATCGACGATGCCCAAACGACCGATGAAGATACTGCCGTGGTGATTGACGTGCTTGCCAATGACTCAGACGTCGACGGCGATCCATTGGCGGTCTCAGGTATGAGTAGTCCGGCGCATGGCGTTGTCGTGTTGAACGGAAACGGAACGATTACTTACACGCCAGATGCAAACTACCACGGTGCTGATAGTTTCACCTATGATGTGAGCGATGGAAACGGAGGTGTCGATACCGCAACGGTCACCATTACCGTGAATTCGGTGAACGATAAGCCTGTTGCAAATGCAGACACCGGGACGACCGACGAAGATGTTCCTGCCGTATTCGATTTGCTCAGCAATGATAGCGATATCGATGGCGACCCGCTGACGATCTCTTCCGTTACCAATCCGAATCACGGTACGGTGGTGGTCAATAACGACGGCACGATCACCTATACACCGAATGCGAACTTTTTTGGTACCGACAGCTTTCTGTACACAATTAACGATGGACAGGGAGGAACTGATACGGGCACGGTCGCGATTACGGTTGACTCCGTCAATGACGCACCTGATGCGAACAGTGACAGCTTCTTAACAAACGAAGATGTCGCTGTCATTTTCGACGTGCTCATCAACGATACGGACGTAGAAGGAGATTCGCTTTCGGTGACTGGGGTTGCTGCACCGTCACATGGAAGTGCTGTACTCAACGTTGACGGGACGGTTACTTATACGCCAGATCCCAATTTCAATGGTGTAGATAGTTTCACTTACACAATAAGCGATGGTCTTGGAGGCGCGGACACGGCCACTGTGTCGGTTACCGTCAGTCCCGTCAATGACAATCCGGTCGCCACCAACGATGTGTCAACCACCGTCGAAGATGCTGCGGTCGTCATCTCGGTGCTCGCTAATGATTTCGATGTCGATGGTGACCCACTGTCCGTGGAATCTGTCGGTAACGCAAGTAGCGGAACCGTCGTGATCAATCCAGACAATACCATCACGTATACGCCCGATCCCAACTTCAATGGAGTCGATAGCTTCCGCTACACCATTATCGACGGTGCCGGTGGTAGTGCGACGGCAACGGTCGATCTTCGTATTAACAACGCCAGCGATCGTCCGGTCGCAGTGGACGATGTTGCCAGCACTGATGAGGATACACCCATTGTTATCGACGTCCTGGCAAATGACAGCGACATTGATGGCGATACCTTGTTACTCGTTTCCGCTTCCAATCCACTTCATGGCAGCGTGGTCATCAATGCGGATAATACCATTACTTATTCACCTTCCGCCGACTACCACGGAGCAGATAGCTTTACTTACTCGATCAGCGACGGAAATGGTGGCACCGACACAGCCACCGTGTCGATCACGGTTGTTCCTGTGAACGATAAACCGGTTGCCGTCGACGATGAAGTATCTACGGCGGAAGACGTTCCCGTTGTGATTGCTCTGTTGAGTAACGATAGCGAAGTCGATGGCGATTCTTTGGGAATTGTTTCGACTACGAACCCACTCCATGGCAATGTCGTTGTCCACGCGGATAACACCGTCACGTATTCGCCATCGGCAAACTACAACGGAACGGATAGTTTCACCTACACGATCAGCGATGGAAACGGTGGCACGGATACCGCAACCGTATCAATTACTGTCACGCAGGTGAACGATGAACCGGTTGCCGTCGACGATGAAACATCTACGGCAGAAGACACGCCAATTGTGATTGATGTGTTGAGTAATGATAACGATGTGGATGGCGATTCGCTCACCATCACAAGCGTATCTAGTCCTGCTTCCGGTTCCGTCTTGATCAACGTGGATAGCACGATTACCTACACGCCGAATCTCAATTTCCATGGCTCCGATAGCTTCACCTATTCGATCGCAGATGGGAACGGCGGAACGGATATGGCCACGGTAACAGTTGGCGTAAGCCCCGCGAACGATGAGCCCGTTGCCTTGGGCGATGTCGTGGTAACCAACGAAGATTCGCTGGTTGTCATCGATGTGCTTAGTAACGACAGCGATATTGACTCCGACCTGCTCTCAGTGAGTTCGGTTTCGTCGCCAAGCAATGGAGTCGCCGTCTTGAATGGTGACGGCACCGTTTCCTACACGCCCAATCCTAACTTCAATGGGACCGACGCATTCACCTACACAATCATTGACGGACACGGCGGGACAGACACAGCCACGGTGAATGTGACCGTTCTTCCGTTGAATGATGCTCCGATCGCCGTGGACGATGTCGTTGTCCTGGCGGAAGATACGTTTGCGGCTATCGATGTTCTGAACAACGATGGCGATGTCGAGGGCGACGTATTGACTGTGATCGCAGTGACGAATCCTGCTAATGGAACTGCCACGATCGAGACCAACGGTTCGATCGCTTACACACCGAATGCGAATTTCAACGGTGTGGACAGTTTCGAGTACACCATCGCGGACGGTAACGGCGGCTTCGATACGGCGACTGTCAATGTTACGGTCACGCCGGTAAACGATGCTCCGATTGCTGAAGACGACTTGGCCACAACCGCGGAAGATTCGTCCGTGGTGATTGCCGTGCTCGATAACGACACTGATTTCGATTCGGATCCATTAGTCGTCGATTCGCTAACTAGTCCAGCGAATGGAAGTGTTGTGCTCAATGGTGACGGGACGATTACTTATACACCAGCCGCCAATTACTTCGGTATAGACAGCTTCGAGTACTCACTTGTGGGTGGCGTCGGAACGGCGACAGTAACCATTACGGTCACTTCTGTTAACGACGAACCAGTTGCAAAAGACGACGCAATAAGCACTACGGAAGATACGGCCGTGGTCATTGATGTGCTTGCGAACGATTCGGATATCGACAGCAACAGTCTGCAGGTCACGCAAGTTGGAGCCCCCGCCAACGGTCTCGTGAGTACCAATATCGATGGTACTCTCACCTACACTCCCAATGCTGATTTTCATGGCTCAGACTCGTTCACCTATTCGATCAGCGATGGCGATGGTAAGAACGCTACAGCTACCGTCTTTGTGACGATCAATTCGGTGAATGATGATCCCATTGCAAACGACGACACCGTCAGCACCGAGCAACGCGTGCCCGTCGTCATACCAGTCTTGGCTAATGATAGTGACGTGGATGAAGATGCGCTCAGCGTCAGTATTTTGGGCAATCCCGCGAATGGCGTTGCCCAGGCAAATCCAGATGGAACGATCACTTACACCCCTAATGCCACGTTTGTCGGAAGTGATCTCTTCACGTATACCGTAAGTGATGGCAACGGGGCGGCGGATACGGCGACCGTTACAATTCGTGTTTCAGAAGCTGGCGGAACCAATGGAAGTACCGTTTCAGTCACGCTTGATCGAGATCACCCAAGTCGGGGACGCGGTAATGGATCGAAACTCCCAGGGAGTAACGGCAACGGACCATCCGGTGATAACGGTCCGACGAACGATGAAATTCCCGTATTCCACGAGTGGCAGGTCGTAGCTGGTCATGTATGGTTGACCATTCAAGATGAATTGCCCGACGTTCCGGTCGATCTAAACGTTCAGCTTACCTCGTCGACCTCTTTGTTCGAGGCCCCCACGATCTCCGAGTATGAAGGTTCATCCGCAACGGTCGAGCATGCTTCTGGCGGTGGTGTTCGGGTCACGACCTTCACGCTCGTGGATGTTGATCTTTCAGAATATCAACCGGGGGATCGCGTGCTACTTGGAACGTTATCGTTCAAT
- a CDS encoding sulfatase-like hydrolase/transferase translates to MLLVRSQPQSGIRNWLPCVLRSRFARYAAFGLLSLLWQFVLVDLVTAASPDKPNIVVIMADDIGYECLGCYGSKAYPTPNIDRLAAEGMRFENAHAQPICTPSRVQIMTGIYNNRNYIQFGLLDPNATTFANILRDAGYETCIAGKWQLKGGYEGPDKFGFNHYCLWQLTRRPSRYPNPGLEIDGKEVDFKNGEFGPDVVSDYICNFMEEHQEKPFLVYYPMIAPHWPFLPTPDHPDWDPTMWRDKTTEPGGFKGPKYWDAMVRYTDKMVGKVINKLDELKLRENTLVLWTGDNGTYTSIVTPFHGRDYRGGKGSPQDNGTHVGFLASWLGKIEKGKVVEDLVDFSDVLPTVLEVAGVEVPEKLNIDGVSLAPVFSGKQREKPYIYCWYERNGMRGKASQHVRDAQYKLYADGRLFDVLADPDEKKALAKSTIPAKDAERIERLRDGLKKHVAVTEASDPIQKKRRQDFKE, encoded by the coding sequence ATGCTTCTTGTGCGTTCGCAGCCGCAATCTGGCATCCGCAACTGGCTACCATGCGTTTTGCGAAGTCGATTTGCAAGGTATGCCGCGTTCGGATTGCTTTCCTTGCTGTGGCAATTCGTATTGGTCGACCTCGTAACGGCAGCATCGCCTGACAAGCCAAATATCGTCGTTATTATGGCGGATGACATCGGTTACGAGTGCCTCGGTTGTTACGGCTCCAAGGCGTATCCCACTCCTAACATCGATCGGCTGGCGGCGGAGGGGATGCGATTTGAGAATGCTCACGCTCAGCCGATCTGTACACCCTCGCGAGTGCAGATCATGACGGGTATCTATAACAATCGCAACTACATCCAATTCGGGTTGCTGGATCCCAACGCGACGACCTTTGCTAACATCTTGCGAGACGCTGGTTACGAGACGTGCATCGCCGGAAAGTGGCAACTCAAAGGTGGGTATGAAGGACCAGACAAGTTTGGCTTCAATCATTATTGCCTCTGGCAGCTCACACGGCGGCCAAGCCGCTACCCGAACCCAGGCTTAGAAATCGACGGTAAGGAAGTTGACTTCAAGAATGGTGAATTCGGCCCAGACGTCGTAAGCGACTACATTTGCAACTTCATGGAAGAGCATCAGGAAAAACCGTTCTTGGTTTACTATCCGATGATCGCCCCGCACTGGCCCTTCTTGCCGACACCGGATCACCCCGATTGGGATCCGACGATGTGGCGTGACAAGACGACCGAACCTGGTGGGTTTAAGGGACCGAAATATTGGGACGCGATGGTTCGGTACACCGACAAGATGGTCGGTAAAGTCATCAACAAGCTTGACGAGCTTAAGCTTCGCGAAAACACGTTGGTTCTATGGACAGGTGATAACGGAACTTATACCAGTATTGTCACCCCTTTTCATGGCCGTGACTATCGAGGTGGCAAGGGTAGCCCACAAGATAATGGTACCCATGTTGGTTTTCTCGCGAGCTGGCTTGGCAAAATTGAAAAAGGCAAGGTCGTGGAAGACTTGGTCGACTTCAGCGATGTACTGCCAACCGTGCTGGAAGTTGCCGGCGTCGAAGTTCCAGAAAAGCTCAACATCGATGGCGTAAGCTTGGCCCCCGTTTTTTCTGGGAAGCAGCGAGAAAAGCCGTACATCTATTGTTGGTACGAACGCAACGGAATGCGTGGTAAGGCATCCCAGCATGTACGGGATGCCCAGTACAAGCTGTACGCAGATGGAAGATTGTTCGACGTCTTGGCCGATCCCGACGAAAAGAAAGCTTTGGCCAAGAGTACCATCCCAGCGAAAGATGCCGAGCGGATCGAACGCCTACGCGACGGACTTAAGAAGCACGTCGCAGTCACTGAAGCGTCCGATCCGATTCAAAAGAAGCGTCGGCAAGACTTTAAGGAGTAG